In one Cronobacter dublinensis subsp. dublinensis LMG 23823 genomic region, the following are encoded:
- the rnk gene encoding nucleoside diphosphate kinase regulator, with amino-acid sequence MSRPALIINELDAERLDSLLEQPAFARLPVADALNDELDRARMVSPQAMPQDVVTMNSRVKFRDLASGETYERQLVYPQLAGSSDEALSVMAPVGAALLGLRVGDAIRWPLPDGSETHIEVLELLYQPEAAGEYHR; translated from the coding sequence ATGTCCCGACCTGCCCTTATCATCAACGAACTCGATGCCGAACGTCTCGATAGCCTGCTGGAGCAGCCCGCGTTCGCGCGCCTGCCGGTCGCCGACGCGCTGAACGATGAGCTGGATCGCGCCCGGATGGTCAGCCCGCAGGCGATGCCGCAGGATGTGGTGACGATGAACAGCCGGGTGAAATTCCGCGATCTGGCGAGCGGGGAAACGTACGAGCGCCAGTTGGTCTACCCGCAGCTCGCGGGCAGCAGCGATGAAGCGCTGTCGGTAATGGCCCCGGTCGGCGCGGCGCTGCTGGGGCTGCGCGTAGGCGACGCCATCCGCTGGCCACTGCCGGACGGCAGCGAAACCCATATCGAAGTGCTGGAACTGCTTTACCAGCCGGAAGCGGCGGGCGAATACCATCGCTAA
- a CDS encoding zinc-dependent alcohol dehydrogenase translates to MKALTYHGPHNVKVENVPDPIIEAQDDIILRVTATAICGSDLHLYRGKIPQVHHGDIFGHEFMGEVVETGSAVKDIRKGDRVVIPFVIACGECFFCKLQQYSACETTNKGTGAALNKKQIPAPAALFGYSHLYGGIPGGQAEYVRVPKGNVGPFKVPPVLSDDKALFLSDILPTAWQAVKNGQVQKGSQVAIYGAGPVGLLSAACARLMGAEQIFMVDHNDYRLAFAKERYGVIPINFDDNDDPAAFIIENTPGNRGVDAVIDAVGFEAKGSLTETVLSNLKIEGSSGKALRQCIAAVRRGGVVSVPGVYAGFIHGFLFGDAFDKGISFKMGQTHVHAFLPELLPLIEQGLLTPEEIVTHYLPLEDAARGYKIFEKREEECRKVILVPGAATPEAARDKVTALMNAPLQP, encoded by the coding sequence ATGAAGGCGTTAACCTACCACGGGCCGCATAACGTTAAAGTTGAGAATGTCCCGGACCCGATTATTGAGGCGCAGGACGACATTATTCTGCGCGTCACGGCCACTGCGATTTGCGGTTCCGACTTACACCTCTATCGCGGCAAAATCCCGCAGGTGCATCACGGCGACATTTTCGGCCATGAATTTATGGGGGAAGTGGTGGAAACCGGCAGCGCGGTAAAAGATATTCGCAAAGGCGACCGCGTGGTGATCCCGTTCGTTATCGCCTGCGGGGAGTGTTTTTTCTGCAAGCTGCAGCAATATTCCGCCTGTGAAACCACCAACAAAGGCACCGGCGCGGCGTTGAATAAAAAGCAGATCCCGGCACCCGCGGCGCTGTTCGGCTACAGCCACCTCTACGGCGGCATTCCGGGCGGGCAGGCGGAGTATGTCCGCGTGCCGAAGGGGAACGTCGGGCCGTTCAAGGTGCCGCCGGTACTCTCCGATGACAAAGCGCTGTTTCTTTCCGACATCCTGCCGACCGCCTGGCAGGCGGTGAAAAACGGCCAGGTGCAGAAGGGCTCTCAGGTAGCGATTTACGGCGCGGGACCGGTGGGGCTTCTGAGCGCGGCCTGCGCGCGGCTGATGGGCGCCGAGCAGATTTTTATGGTCGATCATAACGACTATCGGCTCGCCTTCGCTAAAGAACGTTACGGGGTTATCCCGATTAACTTCGATGACAACGACGATCCGGCGGCGTTTATTATCGAAAACACGCCGGGCAACCGCGGCGTGGACGCGGTCATCGATGCGGTCGGCTTCGAGGCCAAAGGCAGCCTTACCGAAACCGTGCTGTCGAATCTCAAAATCGAAGGCAGCAGCGGCAAAGCGCTGCGTCAGTGCATCGCGGCGGTGCGTCGCGGTGGCGTGGTGAGCGTGCCGGGCGTTTACGCGGGCTTTATTCACGGCTTCCTCTTTGGCGATGCGTTTGATAAGGGCATCAGCTTTAAAATGGGCCAAACGCATGTGCACGCGTTCCTGCCGGAGCTGCTGCCGCTTATCGAGCAGGGGCTGCTGACGCCGGAGGAGATCGTGACGCACTATCTGCCGCTGGAAGACGCCGCGCGCGGCTACAAGATTTTCGAGAAGCGCGAAGAGGAGTGCCGCAAGGTGATTCTGGTGCCGGGAGCGGCGACGCCGGAGGCGGCGCGCGATAAAGTCACTGCGCTGATGAATGCGCCGTTGCAGCCGTAG